From the genome of Niabella agricola, one region includes:
- a CDS encoding SufE family protein yields MMAANKSIQEIEAEIVDEFSLFDSWDDKYEYIIDLGKKLQPLDEAFKKDENKVKGCQSTVWLVADYQDGNVIYKAESDAVIVKGLISMLIRVLSNHTPDEILNADMDFINKIGMTSHLAQTRSNGLRAMVKQMKHYALAYKSLKFGV; encoded by the coding sequence ATGATGGCAGCGAACAAAAGTATACAGGAAATAGAAGCAGAAATTGTGGATGAATTTTCGCTCTTCGATTCCTGGGACGATAAATATGAATACATCATCGACCTGGGGAAAAAATTACAGCCGCTGGATGAGGCATTCAAAAAGGACGAAAATAAAGTTAAAGGTTGTCAGTCTACAGTATGGCTGGTGGCTGATTACCAGGATGGCAACGTGATTTATAAAGCTGAAAGTGATGCCGTGATTGTAAAGGGATTGATCAGCATGCTGATCCGGGTACTCTCGAATCACACTCCAGATGAAATCCTCAATGCGGATATGGATTTCATCAATAAGATTGGTATGACGAGTCACCTGGCGCAAACCCGGTCTAATGGCTTAAGAGCCATGGTAAAACAGATGAAGCATTATGCACTGGCATATAAAAGTTTGAAGTTTGGCGTTTAA
- the sufD gene encoding Fe-S cluster assembly protein SufD, with amino-acid sequence MDTITYFKDRFEKLQEQQLDSRLKSLRDDAFSTFEKAGIPTVKHEEWKYTRISDFFSKDYHFTTDLQEQQFRAAELQPFLLPGHENANVIVFVNGHYHAEHSVLRSEELEVISLETAAHNQYAPVVEKHLGHSADYHKDGINALNTAFIQEGVFIHIQKGKTVNHPVYIYNVTDARSGNIFAQPRALVHVGENAQVEILETFATIGSDESFTNQVFEIAVEENAVLHLYKIQNDAANSTIVSTTHVHQVGKSVANVVTISLSGGLVRNNLNMVMSAPYCEANLSGLYLQSGHTHVDNHTVVDNRQPNCLSNELYKGIMNGHATGVFNGKIFVRQIAQKTNAYQTNKNILLSGNATVNTKPQLEIFADDVKCSHGCTVGRLDEEALFYLKARGISEATARSLLLHGFALDVLEKIGSEDVRQFVNKLVTASLNLD; translated from the coding sequence ATGGATACAATAACATATTTTAAAGATCGTTTTGAAAAGTTGCAGGAACAACAGCTGGATTCCCGGCTAAAATCCCTGCGGGATGATGCGTTTAGCACGTTTGAAAAAGCAGGTATTCCTACCGTAAAACACGAGGAATGGAAATATACAAGAATCAGTGACTTTTTCAGCAAAGATTATCATTTTACAACAGATCTTCAGGAGCAGCAGTTCCGGGCCGCTGAACTGCAGCCCTTCCTGTTGCCGGGGCATGAAAATGCAAATGTTATCGTTTTTGTGAACGGGCATTATCATGCAGAACATTCTGTTTTACGATCGGAAGAGCTGGAAGTCATTTCCCTCGAAACCGCTGCGCACAATCAATATGCCCCTGTTGTGGAAAAACATCTGGGGCACAGTGCCGATTATCATAAGGATGGTATTAATGCCCTCAATACGGCCTTTATCCAGGAAGGCGTGTTCATCCACATACAGAAAGGGAAAACGGTAAATCACCCGGTTTATATTTATAATGTAACGGATGCCCGTTCCGGGAACATCTTTGCCCAGCCAAGGGCCCTGGTGCATGTAGGTGAAAATGCACAGGTTGAAATCCTGGAAACTTTTGCAACGATCGGTTCCGACGAAAGCTTTACCAACCAGGTTTTTGAAATTGCCGTGGAAGAAAATGCCGTGCTTCACCTGTATAAAATACAGAACGATGCCGCTAATTCTACCATCGTAAGTACCACACATGTGCACCAGGTAGGTAAAAGCGTGGCCAATGTGGTAACCATTTCCTTAAGCGGAGGCCTGGTACGCAATAACCTGAACATGGTGATGTCTGCCCCCTATTGCGAAGCCAATCTTTCCGGTTTATACCTGCAAAGCGGGCATACCCATGTAGATAATCATACTGTAGTAGATAACCGGCAACCCAACTGTCTCAGTAACGAATTGTACAAGGGCATTATGAACGGACATGCTACGGGTGTATTCAACGGAAAGATCTTTGTACGTCAGATCGCGCAGAAAACAAACGCCTACCAGACCAATAAAAATATTTTACTTTCCGGGAATGCCACGGTAAATACGAAACCGCAGCTGGAGATCTTTGCAGATGATGTAAAATGCTCCCATGGTTGTACCGTAGGCCGCCTGGATGAAGAAGCCTTGTTTTATCTGAAGGCACGCGGCATCTCAGAAGCCACTGCACGCTCGCTGTTATTGCACGGGTTTGCACTGGATGTGCTGGAAAAAATCGGCTCTGAGGATGTACGCCAATTTGTGAACAAGCTGGTGACCGCTAGCCTGAACCTGGATTAA
- a CDS encoding flotillin family protein translates to MNFDGPFILILVGALILFVTIVSLISRYKRCPSDKILVIYGKTGGSSARCVHGGGAFIWPVIQDFAYLDLKPISIEANLTNALSRQNIRVDVPCRFTIAISTEPESMGNAAERLLGLSPDQIQELSKDILFGQLRLVIATMTIEEINSDRDKFLDNISKNVDTELKKIGLKLINVNVTDIRDESGYIEALGKEAAAKAINEAIVSVAEQTKIGETGKAIADREKDTQIAETNRDRDVKIAITQKDKEISIAAAGKDEAIGKAEAERDARIATSQANSLAVKGENDAKITIANSDALRREKEAEALKIAVTAEKVQSAKALEESYLAEQKAEQARAERERSTQNANVVVPAQIAKQKAIIDAEAEAERIRLRAKGEADAIFAKMEAEAKGLLEILTKQAEGYDKVVKAAGGDSTNAFQLLLLEKLPELVRTQVEAVKNIKIDKVTVWDGGNGENGNGSTANFVQGLMKSVPPLNDLFNMAGLNLPNYLKGADPKEAKTPSTDMTAASKE, encoded by the coding sequence ATGAATTTCGACGGACCATTTATTCTGATCCTGGTAGGGGCATTGATCTTATTCGTTACCATAGTATCGCTGATTTCACGCTATAAACGTTGTCCTTCTGATAAAATCCTTGTGATTTATGGTAAAACCGGCGGCAGTTCTGCCCGCTGTGTGCATGGAGGCGGGGCCTTTATCTGGCCTGTGATCCAGGATTTTGCATACCTGGACCTGAAGCCCATTTCCATTGAGGCCAATTTGACCAATGCATTATCACGTCAGAACATCCGGGTAGATGTACCCTGCCGCTTCACCATCGCTATTTCCACCGAACCGGAGAGTATGGGAAATGCCGCAGAACGCCTATTGGGATTGAGTCCCGATCAGATCCAGGAATTATCTAAAGATATCCTGTTCGGTCAGCTCCGCCTGGTGATTGCCACCATGACCATTGAGGAGATCAATTCCGACCGGGATAAATTCTTAGACAATATTTCAAAGAACGTAGATACGGAACTAAAGAAGATCGGTTTAAAGCTGATTAACGTGAACGTTACCGATATCCGGGATGAATCCGGCTATATTGAGGCCCTGGGTAAGGAAGCCGCTGCAAAAGCCATTAACGAAGCTATTGTGAGTGTGGCAGAGCAAACGAAGATCGGTGAAACGGGAAAGGCCATCGCCGATCGCGAGAAAGATACGCAGATTGCTGAAACCAACCGCGACAGGGATGTAAAGATCGCGATCACACAAAAAGACAAAGAAATAAGTATCGCTGCTGCCGGAAAGGACGAGGCCATTGGTAAAGCTGAGGCAGAACGGGATGCGCGTATTGCTACTTCCCAGGCCAATTCACTGGCGGTAAAGGGAGAGAATGATGCGAAGATCACGATTGCCAATTCTGACGCATTGCGCCGGGAGAAAGAAGCGGAGGCGCTGAAAATTGCCGTTACCGCGGAGAAAGTGCAGTCCGCCAAAGCGCTGGAAGAATCTTATCTTGCCGAGCAGAAAGCCGAACAGGCCCGTGCGGAGCGGGAGCGTTCTACACAGAATGCCAACGTGGTGGTGCCGGCGCAGATTGCCAAGCAAAAAGCCATTATTGATGCAGAAGCAGAAGCAGAGCGGATCCGCTTACGAGCCAAAGGGGAGGCCGACGCCATCTTTGCAAAAATGGAAGCAGAAGCAAAGGGTTTATTGGAGATCCTGACAAAACAGGCCGAGGGTTATGATAAGGTAGTGAAGGCCGCCGGAGGCGATTCCACCAACGCGTTCCAGTTGCTCTTACTGGAAAAACTGCCCGAGCTGGTACGTACGCAGGTTGAGGCGGTGAAAAATATCAAGATCGATAAGGTGACCGTATGGGACGGAGGAAACGGTGAAAATGGTAATGGTTCTACTGCTAACTTTGTACAGGGATTGATGAAGTCGGTGCCGCCGTTGAATGATCTGTTTAATATGGCGGGGCTAAACCTGCCCAATTATTTAAAAGGTGCTGATCCGAAAGAGGCAAAAACGCCTTCGACGGATATGACCGCAGCATCAAAAGAATAA
- a CDS encoding RrF2 family transcriptional regulator: MKITAQEEYGLRILIRLASCKDEEGLSIPQLSEAEGLTTHYVAKFARTLRMANLIRSTPGNKGGYILARPANEIIIKDVLEALGGVLFDTSFCGAHKGNMRFCTNSVDCSARSLWQILQLTIDKLLVQISLADLIGKEEESAVKFNGLVRQNPVL, translated from the coding sequence ATGAAAATTACCGCACAGGAAGAATATGGGTTAAGGATTCTGATCCGCCTGGCATCCTGCAAGGATGAAGAAGGATTGAGTATTCCTCAGCTCAGTGAAGCCGAGGGTCTGACCACCCATTATGTTGCAAAATTCGCCCGTACCCTGCGTATGGCCAACCTTATACGCAGCACACCTGGCAATAAAGGCGGTTATATCCTCGCCCGGCCGGCAAATGAAATCATCATCAAAGATGTACTGGAGGCCCTTGGGGGTGTACTTTTCGATACCAGTTTTTGTGGCGCCCATAAAGGCAATATGCGTTTTTGCACCAATTCAGTAGACTGCTCGGCCCGGTCGTTGTGGCAAATACTTCAGTTAACGATTGATAAATTATTGGTGCAGATCAGTTTAGCAGATCTCATCGGGAAGGAAGAAGAATCCGCAGTCAAGTTCAATGGCTTGGTCCGTCAGAACCCCGTTCTTTAG
- the sufB gene encoding Fe-S cluster assembly protein SufB: MSMETDQLVHNNTAEEPDVIESHVNSEYKYGFVTDIEMESAPKGLDENTIRFISAKKNEPEWMLEWRLKAFAQWQKMKPPHWANLTYPSIDFQDIIYYAAPKQKVKPKSLDEVDPELIKTFEKLGISLDEQKRLTGVAVDAVIDSVSIGTSFKEQLAELGIIFCSISEAIQEHPELVRQYLASVVPVTDNFYAALNSAVFSDGSFCYIPKGVRCPMELSTYFRINAENTGQFERTLIVAEEGSYVSYLEGCTAPMRDENQLHAAIVEIVAMDHAEVKYSTVQNWYPGDKEGKGGIYNFVTKRGICKGVHSKISWTQVETGSSITWKYPSVILQGDYSTGEFYSVAVTNNFQQADTGTKMLHIGKNTKSRIVSKGISAGQSQNSYRGLVRVGKNASNARNFSQCDSLLLGDKCGAHTFPYIEVKNNTGVVEHEATTSKIGEDQIFYCNQRGIDTEKAVALIINGFAKEVMNQLPMEFAVEAQKLLAISLEGSVG; this comes from the coding sequence ATGAGTATGGAAACAGATCAATTAGTGCATAACAACACAGCCGAAGAACCAGATGTTATTGAAAGTCATGTAAATAGCGAGTACAAGTACGGGTTTGTTACAGATATTGAAATGGAGTCGGCCCCCAAGGGTCTTGATGAAAATACCATTCGTTTTATTTCGGCCAAAAAGAATGAACCAGAGTGGATGCTGGAGTGGCGTTTAAAGGCTTTTGCCCAATGGCAAAAAATGAAGCCGCCGCATTGGGCCAATCTGACCTACCCGTCTATTGATTTTCAGGATATTATATATTATGCTGCGCCCAAGCAGAAGGTAAAGCCCAAGAGCCTTGACGAGGTGGATCCGGAGCTGATCAAAACTTTTGAAAAGCTGGGGATTTCGCTGGATGAGCAAAAACGGCTGACCGGGGTTGCTGTAGACGCGGTGATCGACAGTGTTTCCATTGGTACTTCTTTTAAAGAACAACTGGCAGAGCTGGGGATTATTTTTTGTTCCATCAGTGAGGCGATCCAAGAACATCCGGAACTGGTGCGCCAGTACCTGGCTTCCGTAGTGCCTGTTACTGATAATTTTTACGCAGCATTGAATTCTGCTGTATTCAGCGATGGTTCTTTCTGCTACATACCCAAGGGTGTACGTTGCCCGATGGAGCTTTCGACCTATTTCCGGATCAATGCCGAAAATACCGGTCAGTTTGAACGCACCCTGATTGTTGCGGAAGAAGGTTCTTATGTAAGTTACCTGGAGGGTTGTACGGCGCCCATGCGGGACGAAAACCAGCTGCATGCAGCCATTGTGGAGATCGTGGCGATGGACCATGCCGAGGTTAAGTATTCCACCGTGCAAAACTGGTATCCCGGTGATAAGGAAGGGAAAGGCGGTATTTATAATTTTGTTACCAAAAGAGGAATTTGTAAAGGCGTACATTCCAAAATCTCCTGGACACAGGTTGAAACCGGTTCTTCCATTACCTGGAAATATCCCAGCGTGATTTTACAGGGAGATTACTCTACTGGTGAATTCTACTCCGTGGCCGTAACCAACAATTTCCAGCAGGCCGATACCGGCACCAAAATGCTGCACATCGGTAAAAACACCAAAAGCCGCATCGTATCCAAAGGAATTTCTGCCGGTCAAAGCCAGAACAGTTACCGCGGACTGGTGCGTGTAGGTAAGAACGCCAGCAACGCACGGAATTTCTCCCAGTGTGATTCCTTATTGTTAGGTGACAAATGTGGTGCACACACGTTCCCTTATATTGAGGTAAAGAACAATACAGGCGTGGTGGAGCATGAAGCCACCACTTCAAAAATAGGCGAAGACCAGATCTTTTATTGCAACCAGCGCGGTATCGATACCGAAAAAGCGGTAGCCCTCATCATCAATGGGTTCGCCAAAGAGGTGATGAACCAGCTTCCGATGGAGTTTGCTGTAGAAGCGCAGAAACTACTGGCCATCAGCCTGGAGGGATCTGTCGGGTAG
- a CDS encoding cysteine desulfurase: MSNESITVAPAVNNVLDIEAIRSDFPILNRLVKGYPLIYLDNAATSQKPAAVIDALVYYYTQLNANVHRGIHTLAEEATAAFEATRDAIRQFVNAAHREEIIYTKGTTEGINLVAYTWGRQNLQKGDEVIISGMEHHSNIVPWQIVCEEKNAVLKVIPVNDKGELEMEVYEQLLSDRTKLVSVVHVSNAMGTINPVKTIIDKAHAKGALVLIDGAQSSMHLDIDVQALDCDFFALSAHKMFGPTGAGALYGKKHILEAMPVFNGGGEMIKEVTFEKTSYNELPYKFEAGTPNIADFVAFKPAIEYINALGKANIRKHEDALLSYATQRIKELDGVHIIGEAKEKASVLSFVIDGVHPQDVGILLDNKGIAVRTGHHCAEPLMNRFCIPGTIRASFAVYNTLEEVDKLAEALKKAIGLLR, from the coding sequence ATGAGCAATGAAAGCATAACCGTGGCCCCCGCAGTAAACAACGTATTGGATATTGAAGCGATCCGCAGTGATTTTCCCATCCTCAACCGGTTGGTTAAAGGGTACCCGCTGATATATCTTGACAATGCAGCTACATCCCAGAAGCCGGCAGCCGTCATCGATGCACTGGTATACTATTACACGCAGCTGAATGCAAATGTGCACCGGGGTATTCATACACTGGCGGAAGAGGCTACTGCGGCTTTTGAAGCTACCCGCGATGCCATCCGGCAGTTTGTCAACGCAGCGCACCGGGAAGAAATCATTTATACAAAAGGAACCACGGAAGGGATTAACCTGGTAGCCTACACCTGGGGCAGACAAAACCTGCAGAAAGGCGATGAAGTGATCATATCCGGGATGGAGCATCACTCGAATATTGTTCCCTGGCAAATTGTGTGTGAAGAAAAGAATGCAGTGCTGAAAGTGATCCCGGTAAATGATAAGGGAGAGCTGGAGATGGAGGTGTATGAACAACTGCTTTCTGACCGGACCAAGCTGGTTTCGGTAGTGCATGTTTCCAACGCGATGGGTACCATCAACCCGGTAAAAACGATCATTGACAAAGCACACGCCAAAGGGGCGCTGGTGTTGATCGATGGCGCTCAATCCTCCATGCACCTGGATATTGACGTACAGGCACTGGATTGCGACTTTTTTGCTTTGTCCGCCCATAAAATGTTTGGCCCTACCGGTGCGGGTGCCTTATATGGTAAAAAGCATATTCTCGAAGCAATGCCCGTATTCAATGGTGGCGGTGAAATGATCAAAGAAGTGACCTTTGAAAAAACGAGCTATAACGAGCTCCCTTATAAATTTGAAGCGGGCACTCCGAATATTGCAGATTTTGTAGCCTTTAAACCGGCTATTGAATACATCAATGCGCTGGGCAAAGCAAACATCCGTAAGCATGAAGATGCGCTGCTCTCCTATGCCACTCAAAGAATAAAAGAACTGGATGGCGTTCATATTATCGGTGAAGCCAAAGAAAAGGCAAGCGTCCTTTCCTTTGTGATCGATGGCGTGCATCCGCAGGATGTTGGAATCCTGCTGGATAATAAAGGGATTGCCGTACGCACAGGGCACCATTGCGCCGAGCCGCTGATGAACCGTTTTTGTATACCTGGTACCATCCGCGCTTCTTTTGCGGTTTATAATACCCTGGAAGAAGTGGATAAACTGGCGGAGGCATTAAAAAAGGCGATTGGTTTGTTGAGATGA
- the sufC gene encoding Fe-S cluster assembly ATPase SufC yields the protein MLEIKDLRAGIEEREILKGINLDIKPGEVHAIMGPNGSGKSTLASVLAGKQDYEVTGGSVTFEGKDLLELAPEERAGEGIFLSFQYPVEIPGLSTTNFMKTAVNEIRKYRGQDELDAVSFLKKMKEKMALVEIDQSMLSRSLNEGFSGGEKKRNEIFQMAMLEPKLAILDETDSGLDIDAIRIVANGVNKLRTPENGILVITHYQRLLDYIIPDFVHVLYNGRIVKSGTKELAYELEERGYDFIKSELA from the coding sequence ATGTTAGAAATAAAAGACCTCCGCGCAGGTATCGAAGAACGGGAAATATTAAAAGGCATTAACCTGGACATTAAGCCGGGCGAAGTACATGCGATTATGGGGCCCAATGGTTCCGGCAAAAGCACCCTGGCATCGGTACTGGCGGGCAAGCAGGATTATGAGGTGACCGGTGGTTCTGTAACGTTTGAGGGCAAAGACCTGCTGGAACTGGCGCCCGAAGAAAGAGCCGGCGAAGGCATTTTCCTGAGTTTCCAGTACCCGGTTGAAATACCCGGACTGAGCACGACTAATTTTATGAAAACAGCGGTGAACGAGATCCGCAAATACCGTGGGCAGGATGAGCTGGATGCGGTTTCTTTTTTAAAGAAAATGAAAGAGAAAATGGCGCTGGTCGAAATTGATCAGTCCATGCTGAGCCGTTCACTGAACGAAGGTTTCTCCGGCGGCGAAAAAAAGCGGAATGAAATATTCCAGATGGCGATGCTGGAACCCAAACTGGCGATCCTGGATGAAACCGATTCGGGTCTGGATATTGATGCCATTCGTATTGTGGCCAACGGCGTTAATAAACTGCGTACTCCCGAAAATGGCATCCTGGTAATCACGCACTATCAGCGCCTGCTGGATTATATCATCCCCGATTTTGTACACGTGCTTTATAACGGACGCATCGTAAAATCCGGCACCAAGGAGCTGGCCTACGAACTGGAAGAAAGAGGATATGATTTTATAAAAAGCGAACTGGCGTAA
- a CDS encoding Gfo/Idh/MocA family protein, with the protein MYNRKKFIRNAFMGAVAVSALPKLSGGAGIKKAPQKKDLVRLAVIGKGRMGSSDLRTALSTGMATLAGVCDVYDKNLDALRQQSGKDVLFTREYREILNRKDIDAVIIGTPDHWHQKIAIEAMRAGKDVYCEKPVIHSLQEGNALIAAQEKTGRVFQMGSQGMSSWGNQLAKRIVEAGLIGMVTQVDGQFTSPPQALRPFVAPEDATAQHIWWERFLGNAPKRTFDAQRFLSWRNWSDYGTGVAGDLFVHVIASTHFIMNTAGPKQVYSTGGIRYYTNGSRDTPDVLLGYLDYPDDDKKGAFTLSLSANQTDGVSKKWGSTDFAIKGTAGILNVGWDQVVLKTPGKTDIAAFSPLKEWSGEPVKVSDNEYAFNGPKGSKGAHHDHFVHFFNAVRGEGKNIADTRFGVQASTAALLCHESYRKRKALDGVSG; encoded by the coding sequence ATGTACAACCGTAAAAAATTTATCCGCAATGCGTTCATGGGAGCCGTTGCCGTTTCTGCGCTTCCAAAACTTTCCGGGGGAGCCGGAATAAAAAAAGCGCCGCAAAAGAAAGACCTGGTTCGCCTGGCTGTTATTGGAAAGGGAAGGATGGGATCCAGCGACCTGCGCACGGCCCTGTCTACCGGCATGGCCACGCTGGCAGGTGTTTGTGATGTATACGATAAAAACCTGGATGCCCTGCGTCAACAGTCAGGAAAGGACGTGTTGTTTACCCGGGAATATCGGGAAATATTAAACCGTAAAGATATTGACGCGGTCATCATCGGAACACCGGACCACTGGCATCAGAAAATTGCCATTGAAGCGATGCGGGCAGGTAAGGATGTTTATTGTGAAAAGCCGGTGATTCATTCGCTGCAGGAAGGCAATGCGCTGATTGCAGCACAGGAGAAAACCGGCCGTGTTTTTCAAATGGGTAGCCAGGGTATGTCCTCCTGGGGCAACCAGCTTGCAAAACGCATCGTAGAAGCCGGGCTCATTGGAATGGTAACCCAGGTAGACGGTCAGTTTACCTCACCGCCACAGGCCTTGAGGCCCTTTGTAGCACCAGAAGATGCAACAGCTCAGCATATCTGGTGGGAGCGCTTTTTGGGCAATGCACCCAAACGGACTTTTGACGCCCAGCGCTTTTTAAGCTGGCGCAACTGGAGTGATTATGGTACCGGGGTCGCCGGAGATCTCTTTGTGCACGTAATTGCAAGCACGCATTTTATTATGAACACGGCAGGACCGAAACAGGTGTACAGCACCGGCGGCATCCGTTATTATACGAATGGTTCCAGAGATACGCCCGATGTACTGCTGGGATACCTCGATTACCCGGATGACGATAAAAAAGGCGCGTTTACCTTATCCCTTTCCGCAAACCAAACCGATGGTGTTTCAAAAAAGTGGGGAAGTACCGACTTTGCAATCAAAGGCACTGCCGGCATATTGAACGTAGGCTGGGACCAGGTGGTACTCAAAACACCCGGTAAAACCGATATTGCTGCGTTCAGCCCGCTAAAGGAATGGAGCGGCGAACCGGTAAAGGTATCCGACAACGAATACGCATTTAATGGCCCTAAAGGCTCTAAAGGCGCGCATCACGATCATTTTGTGCACTTTTTTAATGCGGTAAGGGGAGAAGGGAAGAATATTGCAGATACCCGATTTGGCGTACAGGCTTCCACAGCCGCATTGTTATGCCATGAAAGTTACCGGAAACGGAAAGCGTTGGACGGAGTATCCGGATAA
- a CDS encoding SUF system Fe-S cluster assembly protein, producing the protein MEPDTIEEKVIKELQTVFDPELPVNIFELGLIYKVEVLDNNYVKILMTLTAPSCPAAQSLPVEVDQKIRAIEGVSDVEVTITWDPPWNKSMMSEAAQLELGFL; encoded by the coding sequence ATGGAACCCGATACAATTGAAGAAAAGGTCATAAAAGAGCTGCAAACGGTTTTTGACCCCGAGTTGCCGGTTAATATTTTTGAACTTGGGCTGATTTATAAAGTGGAAGTTCTCGATAACAATTATGTAAAGATCCTGATGACACTTACGGCCCCCTCCTGTCCTGCGGCCCAGTCGTTGCCGGTTGAAGTAGATCAAAAGATCCGGGCTATAGAAGGAGTAAGCGATGTGGAGGTTACCATCACCTGGGATCCGCCATGGAATAAAAGTATGATGAGTGAAGCTGCTCAGCTGGAGTTAGGATTTTTATGA
- a CDS encoding NfeD family protein: MNAFFEGMPSLLQGFWWVAIITSVIFLIQTVLTFAGGHGADGINADFDGDLTSADAPFQMFSLRNLINFLMGFGWTGVAFYRSIENKALLTALAVLIGLFFVLLFFFVIRQLMKLTEDNTFKPESLIGKSGAVYLTIPENRSGVGKIQISYNNTSHELAAVTDGERLPSGTRVKVLGLEDRILIVTKL, from the coding sequence ATGAATGCATTTTTTGAGGGCATGCCCTCGCTGCTCCAGGGATTCTGGTGGGTAGCCATTATCACCAGTGTGATCTTTTTAATCCAAACCGTGCTCACCTTTGCCGGCGGTCATGGCGCAGATGGTATTAACGCCGATTTTGATGGGGATCTTACCAGTGCAGATGCACCCTTCCAGATGTTCTCGCTGAGAAACCTTATTAATTTCCTGATGGGATTTGGCTGGACCGGCGTGGCTTTTTATCGCTCCATAGAAAACAAAGCACTGCTGACTGCGCTGGCCGTTCTCATCGGGCTCTTTTTTGTATTGCTCTTCTTCTTTGTGATCCGGCAATTGATGAAACTGACGGAAGACAATACCTTTAAACCGGAAAGCCTCATTGGAAAGTCAGGCGCCGTTTACCTTACGATACCGGAGAACCGGAGTGGTGTAGGCAAGATACAGATCAGTTATAATAACACCAGCCATGAACTTGCCGCCGTTACCGACGGCGAACGCCTGCCTTCGGGAACACGCGTAAAAGTGCTGGGCCTTGAAGACCGTATACTCATTGTAACCAAACTTTAA
- a CDS encoding DNA-3-methyladenine glycosylase family protein has product MAYHKHLSKDNVLKKLIKEQGLHSLQLQQNILFRLCGSIMGQQLSTKVAAVIRSRFLDLFDGKKPTAQKILALPHETLRSIGLSNAKAIYIKNVCHFFIEHKLTDAKIHRLSDEAFVDLITQIKGVGKWTAEMLLMFSLGREDVFSIGDLGLQKAVAELYDITYTNKKEFETRILSITERWKPYRTYASLHLWRYLDATPG; this is encoded by the coding sequence ATGGCGTATCATAAACATCTATCAAAAGACAACGTACTAAAAAAACTGATCAAAGAGCAGGGACTGCATTCCCTACAGCTACAGCAAAACATTTTATTCCGCCTGTGTGGTTCCATTATGGGACAGCAGCTGAGCACTAAGGTTGCAGCAGTGATCCGCAGCCGGTTCCTGGATCTGTTTGATGGCAAAAAACCTACGGCACAAAAGATCCTGGCACTTCCGCACGAAACCCTGCGTTCCATTGGTTTGTCTAATGCAAAAGCTATTTACATTAAAAATGTATGTCATTTTTTTATAGAACATAAACTAACGGATGCCAAAATTCACCGCTTATCGGATGAGGCATTCGTGGACCTCATCACACAAATAAAAGGCGTTGGAAAATGGACAGCGGAAATGCTGTTGATGTTTTCCCTTGGACGGGAAGATGTATTTTCGATCGGCGACCTGGGCCTGCAAAAGGCGGTAGCCGAGCTTTATGATATTACCTATACCAATAAAAAGGAATTCGAAACCCGCATTCTTTCTATTACAGAACGATGGAAACCCTATCGGACCTACGCCAGCCTGCATCTCTGGCGCTACCTGGATGCCACACCAGGTTAA